A portion of the Lolium rigidum isolate FL_2022 chromosome 1, APGP_CSIRO_Lrig_0.1, whole genome shotgun sequence genome contains these proteins:
- the LOC124683667 gene encoding acid phosphatase 1-like encodes MRLLLVLVLAAAAAAVANAGAESVLRQVTDVPVAADADALFCDSWMLSVETGNAGPWRQVPARCGASVRAYMDGERYASDSAVAAAESLAFASQAFASGEGGAKPAWVFDVDETLLSNAPYYAQSGWGATQTSVESHLSAQTSQYVDPSLAIRSHGEAISSFLASGVVEFNETSFDAWVDVAKAPALPSSLKLYNELQGLGFHIILLTGRSESQRNATEENLLFAGYHSWEKLILRQPSDIGKTAVQYKSERRAVMEVEGFKILGNSGDQWSDLIGLPVSTRSFKLPNPMYYIS; translated from the exons ATGCGCCTCCTCTTGGTCCTCGTcctcgccgcggcggcggcggccgtcgccAACGCCGGCGCCGAGTCCGTTCTCCGCCAGGTCACGGACGTCCCCGTCGCCGCCGACGCGGACGCGCTCTTCTGCGACAGCTGGATGCTGTCGGTGGAGACGGGCAACGCGGGGCCGTGGCGCCAGGTGCCGGCGCGCTGCGGGGCCTCCGTCCGCGCCTACATGGACGGCGAGCGCTACGCGTCcgactccgccgtcgccgccgccgagtcCCTCGCCTTCGCATCGCAGGCCTTCGCGTCGGGCGAGGGGGGCGCCAAGCCGGCCTGGGTGTTCGACGTCGACGAGACGCTGCTCTCCAACGCGCCCTACTACGCCCAAAGCGGATGGGG AGCCACCCAAACATCAGTGGAGTCTCATCTTTCTGCTCAAACTTCCCAATACGTTGATCCATCACTGGCAATTCGGAGTCACGGTGAAGCAATCTCCAGTTTCTTAGCATCTGG AGTGGTGGAATTCAATGAAACCTCATTTGATGCATGGGTTGACGTAGCGAAGGCACCGGCATTACCATCTAGCTTGAAACTGTACAATGAACTTCAAGGACTTGGTTTCCATATTATCCTCTTGACTGGCCGAAGTGAATCACAGCGTAATGCTACAGAAGAAAATCTCTTGTTTGCTGGCTACCATTCATGGGAAAAACTCATACTAAG GCAGCCCTCTGATATTGGCAAGACTGCTGTGCAGTACAAATCAGAGAGACGAGCTGTGATGGAAGTGGAAGGATTCAAGATACTTGGTAACTCTGGGGATCAGTGGAGTGATTTGATAGGACTGCCAGTGTCAACCAGATCCTTCAAACTTCCAAATCCAATGTACTATATCAGTTGA